A window from Melopsittacus undulatus isolate bMelUnd1 chromosome Z, bMelUnd1.mat.Z, whole genome shotgun sequence encodes these proteins:
- the RMI1 gene encoding recQ-mediated genome instability protein 1 produces the protein MSAPNIAARVESWLSSKWHVKVPLTWLEACITWIQEENNGSNLNQAQINRQVFEQWLLTDLRDLAYPILPDCILDAPKGELSGFYSIQIDSLVDVSQPAYSQLQKLRGKNTINEEVTASTQAFQKPWEAKPTRMLMLQLTDGIHQIQGMEYQPVPVLHSNLPPGTKITVQGNTTYRLGVLLLKPENVKLLGGEVDALLEEYSQERVLARLIGETENPYSVQQADHDHIVPRPVNDLEQSLGPSDEELLASLDENNEFALNNEVSFESRSYSRSNNFSTASGSLTAPNGNVLPQESGSPFPDSDDQVSPPIEYADGFLNDFPSEDDFFLEEEMQRDLEEVSPVVINRNVNVIAETLPHTSRSSCNSSLNGTCKKDDVSERDKPVEALSKQKTFGRTVFDGDGNSMSSFLQCKSMYQSCCSADFNLENPLGERQNNTDLDDSRCKSQHTSDSRLLNDDPVFFSKMNPEADQQKHDSQTVPCRAIEAHLDLHSQPFTYISLLLAKRPETITVLKVKCFIVTLTGNLTSTNGSWGIKAKISDGSAYLEVDFTNDILTSLIGFSVSEMNNLRKDPASHLKLKDGLEKCQKQLIDLCCLMTIEFNPLQSKATVLILQDADARHLEQLKKRLNK, from the coding sequence atgtcagcaCCTAACATTGCAGCAAGAGTGGAAAGTTGGCTTTCATCCAAATGGCATGTTAAAGTTCCTTTGACATGGCTGGAAGCATGTATTACTTGGAtccaggaagaaaataatggtAGCAACTTAAATCAAGCCCAGATTAACAGGCAGGTATTTGAGCAGTGGCTTCTTACTGATCTAAGAGACTTGGCATATCCCATTTTGCCTGACTGCATCTTAGATGCTCCCAAAGGAGAGTTGTCAGGCTTCTACTCCATACAGATTGATTCACTGGTTGATGTTAGCCAGCCAGCATATTCCCAATTGCAGAAGCTAAGGGGGAAAAATACTATAAATGAAGAAGTAACAGCCAGTACTCAAGCATTCCAGAAGCCCTGGGAAGCAAAACCAACTCGAATGCTAATGCTACAACTAACTGATGGGATACACCAAATTCAGGGCATGGAGTATCAACCAGTGCCTGTCCTCCACAGTAATCTTCCTCCTGGAACAAAAATCACTGTACAGGGTAATACTACATATCGTCTCGGAGTTCTTCTGCTTAAGCCAGAAAATGTGAAACTGTTGGGAGGTGAAGTGGATGCTCTTCTGGAGGAGTATTCTCAGGAAAGAGTCCTTGCTAGATTAATTGGAGAAACTGAAAACCCTTATTCTGTTCAACAAGCTGACCATGACCACATTGTTCCAAGGCCTGTGAATGACTTAGAACAAAGTCTAGGTCCTTCAGATGAAGAGCTTTTAGCTAGTCTtgatgaaaataatgaatttgCTTTAAACAATGAAGTgtcttttgaaagcagaagctACAGTAGAAGCAACAATTTTAGTACAGCCTCAGGTTCACTGACTGCACCCAATGGAAATGTATTGCCACAGGAATCTGGAAGTCCTTTTCCTGATTCAGATGATCAAGTTTCACCTCCCATAGAATATGCTGATGGCTTTTTAAATGACTTTCCTTCAGAAGATGACTTTTTTCTGGAAGAAGAGATGCAAAGAGATCTCGAAGAAGTGTCACCAGTGGTcataaacagaaatgtaaatgtgATTGCTGAGACACTTCCACATACATCTAGAAGCTCCTGCAATTCATCTTTAAATGGCACTTGCAAGAAAGATGATGTGAGTGAAAGAGATAAGCCAGTAGAAGCTCTCAGCAAACAAAAGACTTTTGGAAGAACAGTATTTGATGGTGATGGAAATAGTATGAGCAGCTTTTTGCAGTGCAAAAGCATGTatcagagctgctgttctgcagattttaatttggaaaatcCTCTTGGAGAAAGGCAGAATAATACAGACCTAGATGACAGCAGATGTAAATCCCAACACACTTCTGACAGCAGGCTGTTAAATGATGATCctgtatttttctcaaaaatGAATCCAGAAGCAGATCAGCAGAAGCATGATTCACAGACCGTTCCTTGCAGAGCAATAGAGGCTCATTTAGATTTACATTCTCAACCTTTTACATATATTTCTCTTCTACTTGCAAAAAGACCAGAAACTATTACAGTGCTGAAAGTTAAATGTTTTATTGTTACTCTCACTGGAAACCTCACAAGCACCAATGGGTCCTGGGGTATAAAGGCAAAAATTTCTGATGGTTCAGCTTATCTTGAAGTAGATTTCACTAATGATATTCTAACAAGTTTGATTGGCTTTTCGGTGTCTGAAATGAATAATTTGAGAAAGGATCCAGCTTCACATCTAAAGCTTAAGGATGGTTTAGAGAAATGTCAAAAACAATTGATAGATCTCTGTTGTTTGATGACTATAGAGTTTAATCCACTTCAGTCTAAAGCCACTGTGTTAATTCTTCAGGATGCTGATGCAAGGCATCTAGAACAATTGAAGAAACGTTTGAATAAATAA